One part of the Vitis riparia cultivar Riparia Gloire de Montpellier isolate 1030 chromosome 6, EGFV_Vit.rip_1.0, whole genome shotgun sequence genome encodes these proteins:
- the LOC117916298 gene encoding NAC domain-containing protein 72-like, which produces MEANQNQFVHWNHQDERMEMNYFGAMEMNLGATEMNQNQMFQLDVNERWYFFTPRDRKYPNGNRPNRTAGDGFWKASARDHTITMDNNETIGYKKSLAYHEGKPKNGVKTNWLMKEYRLSKTELDMWVVCEIYKKSEKSEIVKPHHQHNTVVDDGGQGFLSDYGDQRL; this is translated from the exons ATGGAGGCGAATCAAAACCAATTTGTTCATTGGAATCATCAAGATGAAAGGATGGAGATGAACTACTTTGGAGCAATGGAGATGAACTTGGGAGCAACGGAGATGAATCAAAACC AGATGTTCCAACTAGATGTAAATGAGAGGTGGTATTTCTTTACTCCAAGAGATAGGAAGTACCCAAATGGGAATAGACCCAACAGAACTGCAGGTGATGGATTCTGGAAGGCTAGTGCGCGTGATCATACCATCACCATGGATAATAACGAGACGATTGGATACAAGAAATCATTAGCTTATCACGAAGGAAAGCCTAAAAATGGGGTGAAAACAAATTGGTTAATGAAAGAGTATAGACTCTCAAAGACAGAATTGGATATGTGGGTTGTATGTGAGATATacaaaaaatcagaaaaatcagAGATTGTTAAGCCACATCATCAACACAACACAGTTGTTGATGATGGTGGACAAGGCTTCCTATCTGACTATGGCGATCAAAGGTTGTGA